The sequence CAAGCCCTTCGGAGTCGGCCTCATTGTCGCATACCCCGAGAACCGCCACCAACCGCGCCACGGTCCGCTTCGTGGAGGAAGAGCGCCGCCGGCCCGCGGATCGACGTCGTCTTGGTCTGGCGCACGATGACCACCCGGGCGGCCCGGTAGGCGCCCTCGAAGGCGTAGGCGCGCGTCCAGCGCCGCACGTCCTCGAGATGCGTCTCGAGCGACCGGGCCACGCCCCCCGTGAGGACGATCGCCTCGGGATTGAGCCCGTTCAGGATGCCTCCGAGCCCGGCCCCGAGCGCCTGGCAGACACCGTCCACCAGCTGCCCGGCGAGCGCGTCACCGGCCTGCGCCGCCGCGAAGACGTGGCGGGCCGTGAGCGTCTCCAGCCTCGCGCCGGCCAGCTCGAGGAGCGGCGACGGCGGTCGGCCGGCCAGTGCCTCACGCGCCTGGTCGGCGATGTCCGGTCCCGCCACGTACGCCTTGAGACACCCGCGAGAGCCGCAGAAGCACGGCCGGCCGTCGAATTTCACGGTGACGTGCCCGAGCTCGCCGCCGTACCCCGAGGCGCCCCGCACGATGTCGCCGTCGAGGTAGATGCCGCCTCCGACGCCCGTGCCGAGCGCCAGCAGGACGAAGGACCGGAGCTCCCGGGCGACGCCGAAGCGGGCCTCGCCGAGGGTGAGGGCGTTGACGTCGTTGTCGAGGACGGTGGGAAGCCGCGTCTCTGCCGCCACCAGCTCGGCCAGCGGCGCGCCGGCCAGCTCCGGAAGATTCTGGACGTCGTCGCCGATCCGGCCGGCGGCGGCATCCACGGCGCCCGGCACCCCGATGCCGCAGCCGGCGAGCGCGAGCCCGGCTGCGGCGGCTCGAGCGCGCGCCTCGGCGAGGAGGCCGAACAGCGTCTCGAGCACGGTCCCGGGACCCCGGCCGAGCGTCGGGGCCTCGGTCGCCCAGCGGACCTCGCCGCTCGGGGTGACCACGCCGACCCCGATGGTCGTGCCGCCGACGTCGGCGCCGATGACGGCCACCTCGGCGGGCACGCCCCTCACGCGCCGGTCACGTTCGGATCAGGGCCCGCGAAAGAGCGGCCCTCGCGCGCACGAGACGTGATACCTCCCGACAGCATAGCCCGCTCCGAGCGGCGGCTGTGCCGCCGCAACGATCCTGGGGGAGGCCTCGGACGGGGTGTTCCGACACCCCCTCCGATTCAACTCAGGGGGGCCGGCAGGGTCCCGAAGTGACAGAGCCGGATGTCGAGCCGCTCGAGCGTGGCTCGCGCCTCGGCATCGCACAGCGCGCGGAGCTCGGTCTCGCGCTGCCGGCCATAACGGCTGTAAGCCAGCGCCTCGTCGTAGTACCCCGGATGACACATGAGCTCGGTGATGCCGACCGGAAGTACCGCCAGGGTGTCGAGAAGGCGTTCGGGTGTCCAGTAGGGCTCGACGCTGTCGCCACCGAGGAAGTGATCCGGTGTCCGGGCCCCGTGGCGGCGGAGGCCGTCCCGGAAGCCGGGGTCCTGGCTCCGGAGGGGCAGGCGCGCCGCGAGCGCCACGCCGAGGACGATCTCCCCGACCCGGCGGAGGCGGTGGACGTGATGATGGCTGTCCAGGTGGGTCGGCCCCCGGCCGAAGCGTCGGCCGAAGGCTTCGAGCTGGGCTTCCACCTCGCGACGCACTTCGTCGGGTTGGGCGCGCCCGTCGATCTCCTCCGGGTCGCGCAAGAAGCGACCCTCGGGACCGACGAGCGACGGCACCGCCGCCGCCGGCGAGACCGGCGTGCCCCAGGTCAGGTTGACGTGGAGCCCGATCCCCAGCCCTCGAAGCGCGGAGGCCTCGGCGTCGAGATCGGGCTGCGGCGCGAGGTTGACGAGGGTGGTGGTGCTGGTGACCACGCCGCGGCGGTGAGTCTCCAGGATCCCGCGGCTGACTCCGGTGGTGAGCCCGAAGTCGTCCGCGTTGACCACGAGGAGGCGCGAGGCGCCGCTCACCGCCGGCGGCGGCCCTCGAGCACCAGCCGCTCCACGGTCGTGGGGATGCCGCGCGGCAGAGTCCCCTCGAGGTCGTGCGCCCGGATGTGCTCCAGGCGCTCGTAGCCGAGACGGGGGAAGCCCTGGGTCTCGCGGGCCATGATCCGCGGCTCGAGCCCGGCAGCCTCGAGCTTCCCGAGCCCCTGTCGCACGCCGAGGAACGCGAAGATCGAGAAGCGGAGCCGGCCTCCGGGCTCGAGGTGCGCGGGCGCGCCGGCGATGACGCGATCGAGCACCGCCCAGCCGTCCAGCCCGCCGTTGTCGGCCCGCGCCATCCAGTCGTCCCGCTCCCGCTCGGGCGGGGTCGGCATCTGGGGCGCCCCCGAGACGATGAGGTCGAAAATCTCCCCCCGGACCGGGTCGTAGCCGTCTCCCAGCCGCGCCTCCACCCGATCCCCGACGCCGTTCAGCGCGGCGTTCTGGCTCGTCAGGGCCACGGCTTCGGGGACGACGTCGGTCGCCACCACGCGCTTGGCGTGGCGCGCGGCCAGGATGGCGGCGAAGCCGGCTCCGGTCCCCAGGTCCAGCACCTCGTCCCCGTCTCTCACGTCGAGGTGCCGGAGCAGCAAGAGCGAGCCCGGCTTCGGGGCCTGGGCCCCGTCGGCCAGGCGGAAGACGGCGCCCTCGTAGAGGAAGAGGAGGGTGCCGGCCTCCGGCATGCTACTTGCCGAGGACCTTGCGGAAGTAGGTCCGCATCTCCTCTTTCAGGAGCGAGAGCGCGCCGGAGTCCGTCACCGCGTCCTCCAGCATTTCGAGATCGAGCCGCAGGGGATTGGGCTCCTTGCGGATGCCGTCCAGCTCGACCGTGAACACGCACTGCTCGTCGGACTCGGTGAAGACGGCCCGGGCCTTCTTGAAGGTCCCCTCTTCCCGCGCCACCTGCTCGATGGCCTCGTGGAGGACTCGGACGATCCCCTCCTGGCTGCCGGCCGGCACCGTGCCAAACCCCGTCGTGAGCTTGATCTCTGCCATCGCTGCCGCCTAGAAGCGAACCTGGGGCACGGCGCGCTCACCCGCCTCCTGGATCTCGAAGAACTCGCGCCGCTGGAAGTTGAACATCCCCGCCACGATGTTCGACGGGACGCTCTGGATCCGCGTGTTCAGGTCGCGCACCACGGCGTTGTAGGCCTGGCGCGACCCGGCGATCGCGTTCTCGGTTTCGGCCAATGACTGCTGGAGGCTCAGGAAGTTCTGGTTGGCCTTGAGCTCCGGGTAATTCTCCGCCACCGCGAGGAGCCCGCGCAAGGCCTGGGTGAGCATCCCCTCGGCCTGGGCGGACTGGGCCGGCGTGGTGGCCGCCATCGCCCGGCTGCGCGCTTCGGCGACCTTCTCGAAGACGCCGCGCTCGTGGGCGGCGTAGCCTTTGACGGTTTCCACCAGGTTCGGGATCAG is a genomic window of Candidatus Methylomirabilota bacterium containing:
- a CDS encoding ROK family protein — encoded protein: MRGVPAEVAVIGADVGGTTIGVGVVTPSGEVRWATEAPTLGRGPGTVLETLFGLLAEARARAAAAGLALAGCGIGVPGAVDAAAGRIGDDVQNLPELAGAPLAELVAAETRLPTVLDNDVNALTLGEARFGVARELRSFVLLALGTGVGGGIYLDGDIVRGASGYGGELGHVTVKFDGRPCFCGSRGCLKAYVAGPDIADQAREALAGRPPSPLLELAGARLETLTARHVFAAAQAGDALAGQLVDGVCQALGAGLGGILNGLNPEAIVLTGGVARSLETHLEDVRRWTRAYAFEGAYRAARVVIVRQTKTTSIRGPAALFLHEADRGAVGGGSRGMRQ
- a CDS encoding ChbG/HpnK family deacetylase; its protein translation is MSGASRLLVVNADDFGLTTGVSRGILETHRRGVVTSTTTLVNLAPQPDLDAEASALRGLGIGLHVNLTWGTPVSPAAAVPSLVGPEGRFLRDPEEIDGRAQPDEVRREVEAQLEAFGRRFGRGPTHLDSHHHVHRLRRVGEIVLGVALAARLPLRSQDPGFRDGLRRHGARTPDHFLGGDSVEPYWTPERLLDTLAVLPVGITELMCHPGYYDEALAYSRYGRQRETELRALCDAEARATLERLDIRLCHFGTLPAPLS
- a CDS encoding HemK2/MTQ2 family protein methyltransferase, translated to MPEAGTLLFLYEGAVFRLADGAQAPKPGSLLLLRHLDVRDGDEVLDLGTGAGFAAILAARHAKRVVATDVVPEAVALTSQNAALNGVGDRVEARLGDGYDPVRGEIFDLIVSGAPQMPTPPERERDDWMARADNGGLDGWAVLDRVIAGAPAHLEPGGRLRFSIFAFLGVRQGLGKLEAAGLEPRIMARETQGFPRLGYERLEHIRAHDLEGTLPRGIPTTVERLVLEGRRRR
- a CDS encoding LemA family protein, coding for MALWVVLGLAVLVVLIGVSIYNGLVRLRVRSDEAWSDIDTQLKRRHDLIPNLVETVKGYAAHERGVFEKVAEARSRAMAATTPAQSAQAEGMLTQALRGLLAVAENYPELKANQNFLSLQQSLAETENAIAGSRQAYNAVVRDLNTRIQSVPSNIVAGMFNFQRREFFEIQEAGERAVPQVRF